The sequence GAGCAAGGAGCTCTTCGCGCTGCTCCGCGGACCACATGGGGGAGAGAAAAATGGACATATGGTTGCTTGGACCGCTGACGGCCGAGGTACGGGGCCGGTCGATCGTGCCGACGGCGGCGAAACCACGCCAAATTCTGGCCCTGCTGGCGATCCACGCCAACCGCGTCCTGCCCGTCGGGACGCTGATGGAGGAGATCTGGGGCAGCGAGCCGCCGCAGAGCGCGCTGGCCACCCTGCACACGTACATCCTGCAACTGCGCCGTCAGCTCACCGCGGCCTACGGCGCCGACGCGGGAGTGTCCGCCAAGGACGTCCTCGTCACCCAGTACGGCGGCTACTGCTGGCAGGCGCCGACGGACGCCGTGGACGTACCGCGCTACGAGCGGCTGGTCGCCGCGGGGCGGGTCGCCACCGGCGAGGACCGGCAGGAGAAGGCGTCGGCGTACTTCCGTGAGGCGCTCGCGCTGTGGCGCGGATCCGCGCTGGTCGACGTGCGGATAGGACCGGTGCTGAGTATCGAGGTGGCCCGGCTGGAGGAGAGCAGGCTCGGCGTGCTGGAGCGGTGTCTTGAGGCGGATCTCAGGCTGGGACGCCACGCGGAACTGCTGTCCGAACTGATCGAGCTCACCGGCCGCCATCCGCTGCACGAGGGGCTGCACGCCCAGTGCATGACGGCGCTGTACCGGGCCGGCCGCTCCTGGCAGGCACTGGACGTCTACCAGCGGCTGCGCCGCCGGCTGGCGGAGGAGCTGGGACTCTCGCCCTCCCCGCGCCTGCAGCGTCTGCAGCAGGCGGTGCTCTCCGCGGAGCCGTGGCTGGACGTGCCCGGGTGCGGGGAGGACGCGATGCTCCACCGGATGACCGGCTGACCGCCCCCGGGCGGCTCAGCCGTTCTTGGTGACGAACTCGACGACGGACTCCCGCATGTAGTCGGTCATCTCCTCGGTGATGCCCGGGTACACCCCGATCCAGAAGCTCTGCTCGGTGATGATGTCGGAGTTGCGGAGGTCTCCGGCCACCCGGTGCGGGGTGCCGAGATACGCCGGGTGCCGGGTGAGGTTGCCGCCGAACAGCCGTCGCGTGCCGATGCGCCGCTCCTCCAGGAAGGCGATCAGGTCGCGGCGGGTGTAGGTGGCGTCGGGCAGCACGGTGAGGACGAAGCCGAACCAGCTCGGGTCGGAGCCGGGGGTCGCGGTGGGCAGCAGCAGACCGGGGACGTCCGCGAGGCCGTCGCGCAGCCGCTGCCAGTTGCGCCGCCGGGCCTCGCCGAACTCCGGGAGCTTCTTCAACTGGCTGAGCGCCAGGGCCCCCTGGAGGTCGGTCGCCTTCAGGTTGTAGCCGATGTGCGAGAAGATGTACTTGTGGTCGTACCCCTTGGGGAGGTTGCCCAGCTGGTAGTCGAACCGCTTGAGGCAGGTGTTGTCCTCGCCCGGCTCGCACCAGCAGTCCCGGCCCCAGTCGCGGAACGACTCGACGATCCGGGCCAGTTCGAGGTTCCTGGTCAGGACGCAGCCGCCCTCACCCGTCGTGATGTGGTGGGCGGGGTAGAAGCTGACGGTGGCCAGATCCCCGAAGGTGCCCGTCATACGCCCCCGGTAGGTCGAGCCCACCGCGTCGCAGTTGTCCTCGATCAGGAACAGCTCGTGCTCGGTGGCCAGTTGCTGGATCTCCGCCACCTCGTACGGGTTGCCCAGGGTGTGCGCGATCATGATGGCCCGGGTCCGGTCCGAGATCGCCGCCCTGACGCGTTCCGCCGTCGTGTTGTACGTGCCGAGTTCGAGGTCCACGAACACGGGCACGAGACCGTTCTGGAAGATCGGGTTCACCGTCGTGGGGAACCCGCCGGCCACCGTGATCACCTCGTCGCCCGGAAGCAGTCTTTTCTCACCGAGCCGGGGAGAGGTCAGCGCCGAGAGCGCCAGCAGGTTCGCCGAGGAACCCGAGTTCACCAGATGCGCCTTGCGCACCCCGATGTGACGGGCGAACTTGCTCTCGAAACGCCGGGAGTACGACCCGGCCGCGATCCGCAGATCCAGGGCCGCCTCCACCAGAGAGACCCGGTCCTCCTCGTCCAGGACCGCCCCCGAGGAGAGGATCGGTGTCACTCCCGGTACGAAGTTCCCGGGCTGCTGCTGCCGGTGGTACTCGCGAACCTGCTCCAGGACCAGGGCCTTGGTGTCCGACGTCATAGCCGTCCCTCCTGTAAGGATTGCCTCGGGGCCATGCTTGCGCCGCTCGGTAGAGGAGCCATGGAGTCCCCGCGGAAAGGGCCTGCTCCAGCGGGCTTCCAGGTGCTTTCGACCTGTGCTGGCTAGCTTGTTCGGCGACGTATCCGACAGGTGAGGTGGCAGATGCCCGAGGACACTCCGCGACCCGAACTCCGCATGGGGGTGCTGGGCTGTGCCGACATCGCGGTGCGCCGGATCCTGCCTGCGCTCGTGGAGCACGGGTCGGTGCGGCTGGTGGCTGTGGCGAGCCGGGACGGGGCGCGCGCCGAACGGCTCGCGGCCCGTTTCGGGTGCGCGGCGGTGACCGGCTACCGGGCGCTCCTCGACCGGGACGACATCGACGCGGTCTATGTGCCGCTGCCCCCGGGCATGCACCACGAATGGGTCGCCGAGGCGCTCACCGCGGGCAAGCACGTCCTGGTGGAGAAGCCGCTCAGCACCACGTACGAGCAGAGCGCGGAACTGGTGGCGACGGCCGCCCGGCTGGACCTGGCGCTCACCGAGAACTTCATGTTCCTGCACCACTCGCAGCACGCGGCGGTACGGGACCTGGCCCGCGGCGAGATCGGCGAACTGCGGGTGTTCTCCAGCTCCTTCGGGGTGCCGCCGCCCCACCCGTCGTCCTTCCGGCACGACGCGCGGCTCGGCGGCGGCGCCCTGCTGGACGTCGGTGTCTATCCGCTGCGCGCCGCCCAGCTCCACCTCGCCGGGGAACTCGACGTCCTCGGCGCCTGTCTGCGCGTCGACGAGGCCACCGGAGTCGACGTGGCCGGCAGCGCGCTGCTCTCCACGGCGACCGGGGTGACCGCCCAGCTCGACTTCGGCTTCCAGCACTCCTACCGGTCGGCGTACGCCCTGTGGGGCAGCCGGGGCAGGATCAGCGTGCCACGGGCCTTCACCCCGCCCCGCGGGCACCGCCCGGTGGTGCGCCTCGAACAGCAGGACAGGATCACCGAGTTGACGCTGGCGGCCGACCACCAGGTGGGCAACGCGCTCGACGCGTTCGCGGCGGCGGCCCTGTCGGGCACCGGGCGGGCGGCGCTGGGCGAGGCACTGCTGCGGCAGGCGCTCCTGGTCGAGCAGGTGCGCAAGGCGGCGCGGGTCGTCGGCGTCTGAGGTACGCGTCCGCGGGCGTCTGAGGCACGCGTCCGCGGGTTCCGGCCGGTCCTTGCAGTCCGGTGCCTGCCGCGCCGAGAAGGGCCGGCCCAGGAGGGCCGGCCCTTCTCATGTTCCGGTGGCCGAGGCGGTTCAGACCCGCTCGGCCGGCACGGGCATCCGCGTCAGCCGGTCGCGGTACCAGTCGACGACCTCGCGCAGGCCGTCGTCCAGCGACCGCAGCGGCCGGTAGCCGAGCTCGTCACGGATCTTCGAGTCGTCCACCGCGTACCGCAGGTCGTGGCCCTTGCGGTCGGTCACCTGCCGCACCCGCGACCAGTCCGCACCGCACAGCTCCAGCAGCTTGCCCGTCATCTCACGGTTCGTCAGATGCGTACCGCCGCCGATGTTGTAGATCTCGCCGGCCCGACCGCCGGTCAGCACCGCGTGGACGGCCCGGCAGTGGTCGTCGACGTGCAGCCATTCGCGGACGTTGCCGCCGTCCCCGTACAGCGGCACGGTCCGCCCGGCCAGCAGCTCGGTGACGAACAGCGGGATGAGCTTCTCAGGGTGCTGGCGCGGGCCGTAGTTGTTGGCGCACCGGGTGGTGCGCACGTCGAGCCCGTGGGTGCGCCAGTAGGACCGGGCGACGAGGTCGCTGCCCGCCTTCGACGCCGCGTAGGGCGAGTTGGGCAGCAGCGGCTCCTCCTCCGTCCAGGTGCCCTCGGCGATGGACCCGTAGACCTCGTCCGTCGAGACGTGCACGAAGGTGCCCACCCCGCAGCGCAGGCTCGCCTCCAGCAGCGCCTGGGTGCCCAGCACATTGGTGCGGACGAACTCCGCGGGCCCCGTCAGGGAACGGTCGACATGGGTCTCGGCCGCGAAGTGCACCACCGCGTCGTGCCCGGGGAACACCTCCAGGAGCGCGTCGAGGTCACGGATGTCGACCCGGCGGAAGTCCAGCCGCGGGTCGTCCAGCGGGAGGTTGTCCGTGCTCCCCGCGTACGTGAGCAGGTCGACGACGGTCACCCGGCTCGGCCGGGGGCCCGGCAGACCGCCGGACAGCAGGGAGCGCACGTAGTGGGATCCGATGAAACCGGCGCCGCCGGTGATCAGGACACGCATGGTGTGGACGTACCTCCGAGACGTCGGCGCCCGTGGGCGCGGTGCTGGGCGGTCAGCCGCTCCAGTACGGGGACGACCTCCGCCGGGGTCGGTTCGGACTCGGCCTCGGTGCGCAGGCGGGCGGCGGCCTCGGTGAAGGAGGGCTCTTCGAGGAGCCGTACGAGCCTGCTCCGCAGCCCTTCCACCGTCACCTCGTGCGAGGGCAGATGGAGACCGGCGCCCAGTTCCTGCTGGCGGCGGGCCCGCTCGATCGCGTCCCAGATCCAGCCCATGGCGATCTGCGGGACCCCCTCGACGAGCGCCGTCGACCAGGTTCCCGCGCCGCCGTGGTG is a genomic window of Streptomyces sp. NBC_00414 containing:
- a CDS encoding Gfo/Idh/MocA family protein; the protein is MPEDTPRPELRMGVLGCADIAVRRILPALVEHGSVRLVAVASRDGARAERLAARFGCAAVTGYRALLDRDDIDAVYVPLPPGMHHEWVAEALTAGKHVLVEKPLSTTYEQSAELVATAARLDLALTENFMFLHHSQHAAVRDLARGEIGELRVFSSSFGVPPPHPSSFRHDARLGGGALLDVGVYPLRAAQLHLAGELDVLGACLRVDEATGVDVAGSALLSTATGVTAQLDFGFQHSYRSAYALWGSRGRISVPRAFTPPRGHRPVVRLEQQDRITELTLAADHQVGNALDAFAAAALSGTGRAALGEALLRQALLVEQVRKAARVVGV
- a CDS encoding AfsR/SARP family transcriptional regulator: MDIWLLGPLTAEVRGRSIVPTAAKPRQILALLAIHANRVLPVGTLMEEIWGSEPPQSALATLHTYILQLRRQLTAAYGADAGVSAKDVLVTQYGGYCWQAPTDAVDVPRYERLVAAGRVATGEDRQEKASAYFREALALWRGSALVDVRIGPVLSIEVARLEESRLGVLERCLEADLRLGRHAELLSELIELTGRHPLHEGLHAQCMTALYRAGRSWQALDVYQRLRRRLAEELGLSPSPRLQRLQQAVLSAEPWLDVPGCGEDAMLHRMTG
- the rfbH gene encoding lipopolysaccharide biosynthesis protein RfbH; amino-acid sequence: MTSDTKALVLEQVREYHRQQQPGNFVPGVTPILSSGAVLDEEDRVSLVEAALDLRIAAGSYSRRFESKFARHIGVRKAHLVNSGSSANLLALSALTSPRLGEKRLLPGDEVITVAGGFPTTVNPIFQNGLVPVFVDLELGTYNTTAERVRAAISDRTRAIMIAHTLGNPYEVAEIQQLATEHELFLIEDNCDAVGSTYRGRMTGTFGDLATVSFYPAHHITTGEGGCVLTRNLELARIVESFRDWGRDCWCEPGEDNTCLKRFDYQLGNLPKGYDHKYIFSHIGYNLKATDLQGALALSQLKKLPEFGEARRRNWQRLRDGLADVPGLLLPTATPGSDPSWFGFVLTVLPDATYTRRDLIAFLEERRIGTRRLFGGNLTRHPAYLGTPHRVAGDLRNSDIITEQSFWIGVYPGITEEMTDYMRESVVEFVTKNG
- the rfbB gene encoding dTDP-glucose 4,6-dehydratase, yielding MRVLITGGAGFIGSHYVRSLLSGGLPGPRPSRVTVVDLLTYAGSTDNLPLDDPRLDFRRVDIRDLDALLEVFPGHDAVVHFAAETHVDRSLTGPAEFVRTNVLGTQALLEASLRCGVGTFVHVSTDEVYGSIAEGTWTEEEPLLPNSPYAASKAGSDLVARSYWRTHGLDVRTTRCANNYGPRQHPEKLIPLFVTELLAGRTVPLYGDGGNVREWLHVDDHCRAVHAVLTGGRAGEIYNIGGGTHLTNREMTGKLLELCGADWSRVRQVTDRKGHDLRYAVDDSKIRDELGYRPLRSLDDGLREVVDWYRDRLTRMPVPAERV